In Dehalococcoidia bacterium, the genomic window CGAAAGGGGCCACGGGGCGGCGGCCGCGAAGCCCCCGCCATCGTCCGTCACGTCCTCGAAAGCGAGGCCGGCTACCTCTCCGCCCTCGGCCGGAGCTTCAGGCCCGGCGACCCCGCCGGCCCGGCCGCCGAAGCCCTCCGACTGCGCGATGCCGTCCGCGAAGGCCTCGCCGCCGCCGCCCGCGGCGAAATCCCGCCCGTCGGCCCCCGCGGCGGACGGCGCTGGTCGCCGCGCTACTTCGTCCGCCGCGCCGCCTGGCACCTCCTGGACCACGCCTGGGAGATCGAAGACCGCCTCGCCTGAGCCCCGTCGTCTCCGGCCCGGAGTGCGGCGGCAGCGCGCCCTCCGCGCATCCATCCAGGCCGTCAGGCGCTGTCTACCCTCTCGAGCACTCGACCGGCGCAGTCTGCCAACGTCTCTTCTGCTGGTCCGGATGAATACTCGCCGGTCACCATCGCGCCCTCGCGGCCGCGTCCCGGCAGACGGCTCCCCTACCTCCTCCGCCTCGCCTCCGTCATCGCCCTCACCTTCGCATTCACCAACTCCATCGCCTGCTCTATCCCCAACTGCGGCTCGCGCACCTCGGACTCACCGTAGAAACGGACGCCGCTCACGTCCGCGTCCTTGAATTGCGCCAGCACGCGCCCGTCCTCCCCCAGCACCACCAGCCACCTCTCCTTCGCCCGCCTCACCTTTCCGTACCGCAGCGCCTCCACCTCCCTCACCGCCCACTCGACGCTCACGGCCCGGAAAAACTCGCACGCCTCCCTCTTGCCTCGCAGGTACACGTCCACTCCCATGCCCGCACCCTACTCCCGCGTCGCCGCACCTGCCACGCCTTCCTGGCACCCGCCGCCCGCCTCCCCTCGCCCACCGAGGCCCAGCGCCTCCTCCACTCCGCCCCGCCGGGGATTGGAGATTCGCGGCCTGGCCCTGGCCCTCGTCCCACGGCCAGGGCCCACCTCCCTGCCACCAGCCCCTTCGCTCTCTGCCTTCCGCCCTCTACCTTCAGAGCACAAGCTCGCCGAAAGGAGGCCCGCCATGCCCAGGGGAGGCAAGCGGCCCGGCGCCGGCGCGCCCGCCGGCAACACCAACGCCCTCAAACAGGGCGCCTACTCCCGGCGAATACGCAGGGCAACCCTCCTGCTCCTCATCCTCCCCGAAGTGCAGGACCTCCTGCGAGCCATCCTCCGCGCCCGCGCCGCGGACTCCGCCGCCCTCTTCCGCGAGTTCGTCGCCGTCGCCCGCTACGCCGCCTCCCAGGACCCGAAAATCGAAGAATCAATCAGACAAGTCATCCGCAAGAGAGTCCTCAACGCCTCGCCCGCCCTTCAAACTTTGTTGCAGCGCTACCTGGATCGCGAAAAAACAATCCTTCAATCGAACGAAAGCCTGGTCCAGGAGATCTTCCCCCGCAGCTTCCCGCCGCCGCGTCCCGTAGACCCCGCCCTCGTCCCCCTCTTCGAGAACTGGGACGGCGGCCATTGCCCCCTCATCGAATGCTGCCTGCTGCTCGACAAGCCCTGCGAATTCACTCGCCCCTGGCTCGAGCCTCACCCCTTCTGGCGCGTCAGCCGCGGCACGTCCGAGCCCTTCCCGGACAACCCCCGGCCAGCCAGACCCCGGGACCCCTGGGCCACTGCCCGGCGCCCCCGCGGCCGCCCGCCAACCGCTCGGCCAACTCGCGGGTCCGCCAACCGGCAAGCCGGCAAGCCCCTGCTTGCACCCACTTCGTCTCCTGCTACGATTCCCCAAGACACCCAGGAGTCCCCACGCCATGACTGAACTCAGCGCCCCACCGACGCCGGCCCGCCTCGCGGAGCCCCTCCCTTCCCACACCCTCCTCTCCGGGCCGGACCGCGCCGCCGCCCGCGCCATGCTCTACGCCACCGGCCTGTCGGAGGAGGACCTCTCGCGGCCGCTCATCGGCGTCGCCAACACCTGGATCGAGATCGGGCCCTGCAACTACCACCTCCGCCGGCTATCCGCGAAGGTCAAAGAGGGCATCCGCGCCGCCGGCGGCACGCCCCTGGAGTTCAACACCATCGCCATCTCGGACGGCATCAGCATGGGCACGGAGGGCATGAAGGCGTCCCTGATCAGCCGCGAGGTCATCGCCGACAGCATCGAGCTGGTGGTGCGCGGGCATCTCCTCGACGGCGTCGTCGCCCTCTCCGCTTGCGACAAGACCAACCCGGGCACCGTCATGGCCCTCGCCCGCCTCAACCTCCCCAGCCTCGCGCTCTACGGCGGCAGCATCCTGCCCGGTACCTTCGAGGGCCACGACGTCACCATCCAGGACGTCTTCGAGGCCGTCGGCGCCTACGCCGCCGGCCGCATGACCGCCGAGCAGCTGCGCACTCTGGAGATGAACGCCTGCCCCGGCGCCGGCGCCTGCGGCGGCCAATTCACGGCCAACACCATGGCCACCATCATGGAGCTCCTCGGCATCTCCCTCATGGACTCCGGCTCCGTCCCCGCCATGGACCCCCGCAAGGACGAGGTCGCCTTCGAGACGGGCCGGCAGGTCATGGAGCTGCTGCGCCGGGACATCCGCCCGCGTGACGTCATCACCAGGGCCTCGATCGAGAACGCCATCGCCTCGATCGCCGTGACCGGCGGTTCGACGAACGGCGTCCTGCACCTCCTGGCCATCGCCCGCGAGGCCGGCATCGACCTCGACATCGACGACTTCGACCGCATCAGCTCGAAGACGCCCCTCCTGGCCGACCTCAAGCCCGGGGGCCGCTTCGTCGCCCGGGACCTTTACGAGGCCGGGGGCATCCGCCTCGTGGCCAGGCGCCTGCTCGAGGCCGGCATCCTCCACCCGGACTGCATTACCGTCAGCGGCCGCACCATCGGCGAAGAAGCCAGCGAGGCGCGCGAGACGCCGGGCCAGGTGGTCGTGCGCCCCCTGTCGGACCCCCTCAAGCCCACCGGCGGCCTGGTCATCCTCAAAGGCAACCTCGCGCCCGAAGGCTGCGTCGTGAAGGTCGCGGGCGAGGAGCGCACCTACCACCGCGGCCCGGCCCGCGTCTTCGACAGCGAACACGAGGCCATGGAGGCCGTCCAGGCGCTCGCCATCAAGGCCGGCGACGTAGTCGTCATCCGCTACGAGGGTCCCAAAGGCGGCCCCGGCATGCAGGAGATGCTCGGCGTCACCGGCGCGCTCGTCGGCCAGGGCCTCGGCGACCAGGTGGCGCTGCTCACGGACGGCCGCTTCTCGGGCGCCACGCACGGCCTCATGGCCGGCCACGTCGCGCCCGAGGCCGCGGTCGGCGGCCCCATCGCCGCGCTGCGCGACGGCGACACCATAGTGTTCGACATCGAGCGCCGCCGCCTCGACGTCGAACTCGACGACGGCGAGCTGCGGTCGCGGCTCGCCTCCTGGCAGCCGCCGCCGCCTCGCTACAGGACGGGCGTCTTCGCCAAGTACGCCCGCCTGGTCTCCAGCGCGAGCGAGGGCGCGGTCACCGGCTAGCCGGCGGCCCGCCGTGCGTGCGGCGGCGAGCGCAGCGGGCCTCCGTGAGGCCCGCCCGTCAGGTTTGACACTACGCTCCCGCCCGATCCACGATCCCGCCGCACCCCCGGGCGGCCATAGGCAAGCCGCACCCCTGCGCACAGCGAAAGGAGCACGCCATGCCCTGGATCGAAGTCGGAAGCACCGACATCTACTACGTCGAGGACGGCGACCCGAGCGCCCAGCCCCTCGTGTTCCTCCACGGCAACTCCTCTTGCGGCGAGGCCTGGTGGCAGCAGTTCGCCCACTTCCGCGACCGCTTCCACGTCATCGCCTACGACAGCGTGAACCACGGCCATTCCTCGAATTCGCCCCGCGATGAGGTCGAGCCGGACAGGGCGGACGAACTGCAGGCCTTCCTCGAGGCAATGGGCATCCGGCGGCCCGTGCTCGCCGGCAACTCGATGGGCGGCAACACCATCGTCCGCTGGGCAGCGAAGCACCCGGACGAGGCTGCGGCGCTCGTGCCCTCCGGCAGCGGCATCGCGCCGGAACCGCCGGCCGACGGCGCCGGCCTGCGAGAGGCGCGCCCCCTGGACCCTGAGACCTTGTTCCTGCCCATCGGCGACTCGCTTACGGACGGCTTCAAACAGGCCCAACCCCGCATGTACGAGCGCTACCTCCGCATCCGTTCGACGGCCACCCGCCTCGAGGCGATGCGCCACCCGCGACGCCGCGCGACACCGATGCCGCGCGAGGAGCTCATCGCCGCGATGCGTCAGGTGAAGTCGCCGATGCTTTGCGTCGTCGGCGGTCTCGACCGCGCGGTGCCCTCGTCGAAATACCTCAGCACCCTGGTGCCGGGCGCCGAGTACGTCGAGATCGAGGGCGCGCCCCACAACGTCTACTACGAGGCCGCGCGCCAGTACAACGCCGTCCTGGACGACTTCTTCGCGCGCCGCCTGGGCATCGCCCCGAAAGCCGCGGCCGCCGCGCGCTGAGCGCGCGGCGCCAGGCGCCGTCAGTCCTGCCGCGCGGCAGTGGGCGGCCCGCTGCTGAGGGACTCCGCGCGCCAGATCCGGACCGGCTCGCGGATGCCCTTGAGCTTCGCATCCCGGGGCTCATGGAAGCCGAACGGGCCGGCGCCCGCCTCCTGCACGCAGTCCTCCGAGACCAGCACCTCAGAGGGCTCAGCCTGGTCCAGCACCCGGGCGGCTAGGTTCACCGTGTGGCCAAAGTAGTCCCCTCCCCGCGAGACGGCGCGCCCGTAGGCTACCCCCGCCCGCGCGGCAGGCATATCGTCACGCTCCTCCGCTGCCCGCACCACGTAAAGCAGCCCGCTAAGCAGCTCGGTGCAGGACGGCGAAGCGAGCATGAAGCCGTCGCCGAGGCGCTTGACGATGCGCATATCGTGAGCATGCGACGCCTCTCGCACCAACGCCTCCAGGCGCCTCGCATAAGCCAGCGCCTGTCGGTCGCCCTCGTCCTGCGTGATCGCCGTGTAGCCGGTGAGGTCGACGAAGCCGATCGCGGTCATGACCTCTCCTGGCGCGAGACCCTCGGCCAGGGATGCCGTGGCAGCAAGGTCGGTGTCGGTGACAAGCTCGATGGCCTGCAGAAGGTGACGGCGGTGCAGGGGCTGCGGGAACAGGTCCGATGCCCGCAGCATGGCGCGGGTGAGGGGCGCGAGCTGGGCCGCCGCCTTCAGAGGAGAGCCGGTGCCGCCGATCCGCGGCCGCGCGAGGTTGACGTCGTAGCTCATCACCTCGGCGTGGGCGATGAAGCGCATCTGGTTGCCCCAGACCTCGCACAGCTCCAGCGCCATGCCCACCGGCAGGCCCTCGCCAATGGCCTCGCCGAGGGCCTGGAGCAGCGCCGCCTCGGCGTCCGAGAAGACGCTGGGGTCGTCGATGCCCAGGGCATCGCAGATTCGCAGCAGGAGCTGCTCGTCGAGCGCCGAAGCTTCGCTCAACTCCCGAAAGGAGTGCTGGCCTTCCCGGGCGACCTGGAGGAACTCGAAGATGTAGGCCCGCGCCAGCACGTCCTCGTGGTCCGCGGCCTGGAGGATAGCGAGCGGCACGCCGGCGCGCTCCAGCTGCGAAAGCACGTGCGCCCGCGCGACCCAGTCCTCCGTGCGCGGCGTTACGCGTTCGAAGAGGCCCGCATCCAGCCAGCGGCGGACACGCCCTTCCTCCAGGCCGGCGAGCATGGCGATCTTTCCCGGGTCTGGCATCCAACCCCCGATGGTCTAGGCGAACTGCAAGGCGACTCGACATTATCGCCCGCGGGACGCCGCCGGTCAGCGTCAGGATTCACAAAAAGACTGGCGGCTCAAACGCGCAGCGTCTGGAGCATGGCTTCGAGGATGGTGTCGAGGTCAGGATTGTCGTCGCGGGAAGTGAGGGCGCCGAGTTGCGTCGAGCCGACCAGGCGGTAGATGTCGGCGGCGCCTTCGAAGAGGCGTGGGGTGAGGCCTGCTTCGGCGAAAGTGGCGGCGATCTCCTCCATTTCGGCAATCCAGCGGCGCGAGCGACGCGGCATCGATGGGATGCCGCGCATTACCTCGGCGCTGATGCGGCTGCCTTCGAGCTCGCGCATGAGGGCGTCTTGCAGGCCCAGGGCGCGCGCGGCGGCGAGGAGGCCCGTCCAGAGGGCTGTCGTGCCCTTGGTGGAGGCTGCATAGACCATCTTGAGGCCGGACGCCTGCCCCACCTCCGGGCCCACGACGCGCACGTCGAGGCCGTGGTCACGTAGCCCCTCGAGGGCGGATGCGTCCGGCCCGGAGCAGAAGAAGCGGGTCCCGCTTCCCGGCCCGGACGGCGGCCCGCCGATGATGCCGCCATCGATGAAGGCCGAGCCAGCCTCCCGGATTACGGCCTCGATGCGCTTCGCGGTGCCGGGGGAGACGGCGTTGAGGTCGGCGTAAGTCACGCGTGCCCGCGTGCGCTTGAGGCTGCGCGCCACGCGCTCCGCCAGCGACAGCGCCTCCCCGGGCGGGAGGACGGACAGCACGAGGTCTGCTTCCATCACCAGGTCGTCCATGAAGCCAACCTCGCGGATGCCGGACTCCAGGGCGCGAAGGCGAGTGAGGTTGCTGCGACCGTCGAGGCAAGTGATGACGTCGAAGCCAGAGCGTCGGAGGACGGCGCCGATGGCGGCACCCATGTCACCGGGGCTAAGGATCGCGATGGTGGTCATGGCGAGATTGTAGAGGTTGCAGGGGGTTGGAGGTTGAAGGGCAGGCGGGCGGATTGTCAGGCGCAGCGGTAGGCGCCATCTCGCAAGACCGGCACGACATTGCTGACGTCGAGCGCAGCACACCACGGGATGTCATCCGCGTGCTGGAGCTCGACGAGCTCGCGGCCGGAAGCGCAGTCACGCAGGGCCTGGACGAGGCGGTCACGGGCTCCCTCGAAGGCGGCGGCGGCGGCTTCGGCCTCGGGAGAAAGTGCGAGGCCTCCAAGGCGGGAAATGATGGCGCCAGCGCCCAGCAGGTCTTCGAGCGCGGGGCGTATCGAGCCATCGCGCCACAGCTCACCGCAGGCCAATATCCCCAGCGGCCGGCCGGTCGACTCCGTAAGCCAGGTCGCGACGGCAGAAGCGTTTCGCAGGCAGCCGGCTGCGACGGTCGCGCCGGCCTCCGCGGCCAGCAGCGAGCAGGCGGCGCCGTTCGGCGAAGGCAGGACGACGCTGGCGCCGGCGGCGAGGCCCCGCAGGGACTGCGGAGAGAGCGATGGGCCGCCCGACGCACCCCCAAGGATGGCGTATATCGACGCCGCGAATTCCGCCGCGGAGGCGTCCTTCCAGCGGTAAGGGAAGACGGCAACGCCGCCGGCGCAGGCTGTCTCCACGGCCGTCGTGAAGCGCAAGACGTCCACGATGACGACCGCCCGGACATGGGGCGCGAGGCGTTCCACGCCCTGGGGCCCCCAATCGAAGCGGACGTCGAAGCCGTGCTGGGCGGGCCAATCGCCCGAGACGTCCTTCATGCGACCAGAGCCAGCGGCGCTTACGCCTCGAGCGAATCTTCGGTGAACTGCGTCAGGTTGCCCTTGGCGAGGTCATGTGCGGCGTAGATACGGCCGGCGTGTAGTTCCTCCAGCATCTCTTCAGTGCTGGTGAGCTCCTTCTCGAACACGGTGCAGAAGTAGCCGATGCCCGAGGTGGAATGGCAGTCGCTGCCGCCGGTGCCCGGCTTCCCGAGGACCTTCGACACCTTCAGGGCTATGACGTTCTCCCGCGGCGTATTGCAGCCGTTGAGTACCTCGATGCCGTGTACCAGTTCGAAGACCGGCAGGTTCGCCAGCTCTTCGGCGATCATAGGGACGGGCTTCTTTCCCTGTCGCATGAAGTGGACGGGGTCGAACCAGTGACGGAAGGGATGGGCGACGATCAGGAAGCCCCCGACGTCATCGGCGACCTTACGTAGCTCGGTTAGCTTGCGGATGCCCGGCGCGTAGCCCTTCAAGCCGATGGCGAGGATGTGTCCCATGTCCGTGGAGACTTCCATGCCGTTGTTCACGAACAGGGGCGCCTGCGCCTCCTTGAACCGCTCCAGCGTGAACTGGTCCCAGAGACGGTCGTGCTCGGTGATGTTGATGCCGGTCAGGCCGACACGCCTGGCTTCCTCGGCGAGGTCTTCGGGCTTCAGGCTGCTGTCGTAAGCGCCCAGGACGGTATGCATGTGCATGTCGATGATCGTGCCAGGCATAGTCAGTCCCGTTTTCTAGCTATTTCTCGCCCACGGCAACGGCGGGGAATGCCCGCCTGCCCTCCGGAAGTTGGCCAGAGTTCGAGAGTAGGGCTGGGGCCCATGATAGCGCTTTGCGGGCCTAGGAAGAACCGAACTTACTCCAGCCAGCCATATGCGGCATCAACCAGCCGAAGAGCAGCAATACCGCGAGCGCCGCGGCGAGCACCTGCGCGCGGTAACGGGAGAGGAGGGCGAATGCCGGCGCCGCCCCCGCGAGCACCAGGGCCGCCACCAGCAGCGTGAAGGCCGCGTTCGGACTGCCGGCGCCCGGCCCTGCCCCGCGCATCACCCAGAGAGCCATCCCCATGACCAGGCCGACGCCAGTGCAGGCCACAACCAGGCCGCCGTGCAGCACCACCACGAAGGCCGCCAGCGGGGAGCCCTCAGGCATGAGGCGCGCGAGCAGGGGGCTGTCTGCACGCCTACGGGCAAGCGTGATCCCGAGCAGGGGGGCGCCAACGAGCGCCACGAGGTAACCGCATACAAAGCCCGCGAAGACCTCCGCCACTCACGTCTCCTTGACCGCGAGAGCGGCTTCCTTCGGCAGAAAGGAGTGCTGGCGCACCTCTATGCCCAGGTACTCCATGAGTGCGGCCTCACGAGGAGGTAGCTCCTCGCGTGGACGCAGGGCAAAGAAGGCCGGCCCGCTGCCGGCGAAATGCACCTCGAAGCCGGCGCGGTTGCAGGCGTCCATTGCCACGGCGACGCTTTCGCCGAAGCGCCAGGCGTAGCGGTCGAAGACGTTTCGGCCATCAAGCAGCGCCTCGCCTCGGACCGCAATGTCGTCGGCCATGCCGCGAGTGGCCGTCCCGGCGGTGTAGTCGCTCTTCTGGATCAACGAGTACATGGTCGCCGTCTTGTTCTCGATGCGCTCCTTCGGCAGGAACAGGGTGACGGCTGCCGCTCGCCCGTCCGTCAGCGGGTCCACGATCTCGCCGCGCCCGCGGCAGAGCGCGGAGCCGCAGTAGATGAAGAAGGGTACGTCCGAACCAAGGCGCGCCGCCGAGCGCGCAAGCGACTTGGCGTCGCGGCCAAGGCCCCAGAGGGCATTGAGGCCGCGCAACACGGCCGCGGCGTCGGAGCTGCCGCCGCCGAGGCCCGCGCCGGCTGGGATCTGCTTGTCGACGACGATGCGTGCCCCACGGGGCGCCTTGAGCCAGCCCGACATGAGGTCCGCCGCCCGGTGCGCCAACTCCTGACGAGGGTCAAAGGGGACATCGGCGGCCCGCTCACCGCGGAACTCTATGCTGATTGAGTCCGCCGCCTCGATGCACACGGTGTCGCACAGGTCGATCGTCTGCATGATGGTCGCGAGCTCGTGGTAGCCGTCGGGACGCCGGCCGATGACCTCCAGCGTCAGGTTGATCTTCGCGGGCGCGCGGAGCTCAAGCCGAGCGGGCATCGAGTTCTCTCATCAGTCGTAGCCACTGCTCGATCGTGATTGTGCTCGGCCGGGCAGCTGGGTCGATCCCCGCAGCCCGCAACGCCGCTTCCACCCTCGCGGCGGGCACCTGCAGTCCGTTCGCCAATGCGTTCCGGACCTGCTTCCGCGGCGAGCTGAAGCCGGCCCTGACCACACGGAAGAACGCCTCCCGCTCACCCGGAGGCACCAGCGGCTGCGGGCGGCGGTCGAGCCGCAAGAGCGAGGACACCACCTTCGGCGGGGGGTAGAAGGCGCCCGGGGGGATGTCAAACAGGCGCCGGCCCGTGGCGTAGACCTGCACCGAGATGGCGAGGAGGCCGGTCTGGGCCTTTGGCGCCAGCATGGACAGCGCCACCTCTCTCTGGAGCATCACCACCATCCGTCCAGGGGGCGCCGTCGACTCGAGCAGGTGGCGCACGATCGCCGTCCCCACGTTGTACGGCAGGTTTCCGACAACGACGTAAGGCTTTCCGCCCGTCAGGCTATTCATGTCGAGTTTCAGGGCGTCCGCATGCACCACGACGACGTTCGGCACGGAGGCGAAGCGCTCCCGCAGGCGGGCGCAGAGCTGGGCGTCGACTTCCACCGCGAAGACGCGGCGCGCCCGCGCCGCCAGCTCCGACGTCAGGTCGCCCGGCCCCGCGCCAATTTCGACGACAGTGTCCGCCGGAGTTAGCTCTGCCGCGTCGGCGATCTTGCGAATGATGTTGCGGTCTGTCAGGAAGTGCTGCCCGAGGGATTTTCGGGGCGGAGGCAGCCGCCGCGCTCCCTCGCCTGGCTCAGGGTGCGAGGATGAAGACGTCGATCCAGCCGGTCGGGCCATCGGGCGTGACTCCATCCGGGTATCCCAGGTCGATCATATTTCCGATCACGCCACCGCCGGTGTCGCCGGCTATCGCGAACCCGTAGCCGGGGACATACAGGCGCGTGCCCAGCGGTATGAAGTTGGGGTCCACGGCCACGATGCCGCGGGTGACGGGGACGCCCGAGGCGGTGATCCCGTAGTAGGGGTCCGTGGGCGCGCGACCCGAACTTGCGGCGTTATACCAGGTGGCGTACATGCGCTCCACCCTGATGACCTGGAGGTTGTCGGGCCGGACGCCCGTCGCGCGTACGCTGGACTCGGCGTAGTAGATGACGGTGTTGATGGGCTCGGGGTCGAGCCTCTCGGCGATCAGCTTCTTCTCGGTCTCCACGCCGTCCTCGATGACGATCCGGTACTCCCGCACGCGGACTCCGTCCCGCCCCTGGACGATGCGGGTCTGCATGCCCTGAAGGTTCTCGTCCGGCCGGAACACCGTCCGGCGGGGCACGTCCTCGCGCTCAATCAGCGTCCGCCCCACAACTCGCACGAGCCGGGCGACCATCCCGTTCCTCACCTCGGTATCGACACCCGGCTCGACGCGGTCCTCCGGGCCGAGACTGAGGCCAGCTTCGGCGAGCGCGTCCTTGAGCAGCTTCTGGTGCGTGTAGACAACGCGGCTGCTCTCTCCTGTGCGGATCGTGACGGCGTAGGCGTGCTTGACGCGCACCTCCTGGCCGGCCACGAGCGGCGAAGTCAGGGCTGGGAATACCTCGTCAGCCGGACCAAGGCGTATGCCGGCGTCGCGGAGGGCCATCGCCACCGTCGGCCGGGCTGATTTGAAGTTGATCACCTGACCGTCCTCGACGATGGTGAAGGGCACGGCCCGGCTGATCACGAGGTCGATGCTCTCGGGCGCTGATGCAGGCTTTAGGCCGGCGAGAGTGGCATTCGGGAGGGCCGCGAGGGGTCCCGGGAAGAGGGACTGGTGGTCGCTGACCTCGACGCCGTTGAAGGTGATGCCGTCGTACGGGCTTACATCCACGCCCAATTCGGTCAGCAGGTCCTTGACGGTCTGCGCCCGCGTCCGCCAGGTCAGTACGCGGCCGTCAACCTCCACTGTCACGGGGATCGCGCGCTCCACGCGCAACACACCGGCGTCGCGCACGACGACGTCATTTGCTGCGCGCGAAACGCCGGCGAGCTTCAGGAGCGAGTCGAGGTCGGTAGTGCGGCTGACTACGACCTTCTGCGAGCCGTCCGCTTCGACCGCGACCTTCCTGGGGGGGAACACCAGGAACGCGAGGACGGCGGCCACGGCGAGACAAACGAAGAAGGCGAAGCGCAGCCGTGCGCGGGGACTGCGAAAGGCGCCCGGGGAAGGTCTGGGAAGGTGGCGTCCCCTCCTTAGCGGAGCCTGGTCGGGGCGCCCTCCCGGTGAAGGACCCTCCAGCGAGTGGGGCAAGCGCCCTCCTCCTTGAGGTAGGCCTTCCCCCGAGGGGAAGGGACGGACAAATAGGCCGTGCACCCGCTGTCGATCCGGACCCGGGCTTGCCTCCGTCCGCTAACTCAGGCCAGGTTCTCCTGCGGCACCCGAAGGAATCTACTTACCGCTGCTTCCTTCCGGACCTGACGGGGTTCGTAGCCCCTCGCCGCGCAGGGCCAAGCCCTCAACGCCGCGCAACCTCAGCAGTCCCCAGATGCCTAGACCTCGAGCGGGAATTCGACCCCGCTATAGCGGGTTGCGGGTACAGGGCACCGCTAGCTCCCCGTCTAGCACGACCAAGTGGCATCCTAACGACCACCTGCGCGGCGCGTCAAGGAAGAGGCGTTACGGAGCCGTTACAAGGCGCGCGCCGGATAGGGACTGTTTCTGCGTTGCTGCCGGGACACCCCAGACTCTCCCGGGCCGGGACCGGAGCTAGCTGCGGCATGCAGCCACTCAGGAAGCAGGGTAACTTGTAGGATGGACTCGACGTTGTGATCGGCTCTTGCCCTAACGGTGAATAGGCCAAATGGCCCGTTTGTGAAATGATGTACAGTCTCCCACCGCGGTGCATTCGGACGGTAAGAATGAGGCCAAACGTGACGTGGCAGCAAGCGGCCGGCACTCTACGCTGACATCGGACACAAAGGCAAGACTGCCTGCTAGAAGAAGGAGAGGGAGATGCAACGCAGGACACTAGACATCATCATCAGCACGGGAGGCCTGGGCCTCGTCGTCTTGCTCCTGATCGGAGCGGCGATCCTGAGGAACGAGGGCAACTTCGCCCGCAATTACGTCAAGGACCAGCTCGCCGAGCAGAAAATCACTTTCACCGCCGCCGAAAAGCTGACCGCCGAAGACAAGGCCTTCACCGAAGCGCGCAGCGGCTGCGTAATCAAGTACGCCGGCCAGCCCCTTGACAGCGGCAAGAAAGCGGAATGCTTCGCGAATGAGTACCTTGGCTCGCACCTGTCCCGGATGCCCGCCGGCGCCTACCCCTTGACGCTCGCGGTGGCCGGGCCCGCTCTTGGGAAGACCCCAAACCCCGACAACACCATCTACCCGCTGACCTACGCCGAGCTCGGGACGGCTCAGACCGAGCTGAGGGCGAAGATCACGGAGGCGCGGAATGCGGGTGACACTGAACGGGCCGCGGCGCTTCAGAAGGAGCTCGACAGCCTGACCACCGCCCGCGAGACGGTCTTCAAGGGTGAGATGCTTCGCGGCGCGCTACTGACGACCTACGGGTTCAGCACGCTGGGCGAGCGCGCCCTGCTGGCCTCCAACGTGGCGTTGGTCGCTGCTGGCATCCTCGCGGTCCTGTCTGTCGCCGGCTACGTGCACGCCTTCGTCACCCCGAAGACAAAGGCCTTCGCGCCCGTCCCCGGCCTGACCGGACAGGCAGCCTAAGTCGACCGGCGAACCAACCGAGAATCGAGGCTCCGGACATCCGGGGCCTCGATTCCTTTAATGAAGCGCCGGGGCCCGCGTTCGATCGGGCCCGGCGCTTCTGCTTCAGCTCCGCGCGCTGCCGAGCACTTCCGGATTCACGCAGTGCGACGGCCGCCCGCCGCTAAAGAAGGCGATCAGGTTCTCGACCGCGAGGTCAGCCATCTTCGTGCGCGTATCGACGGTCGCGCTCCCCACGTGCGGCGTGATAATCACGTTCGGGAGGTCCAAGAGGGGGTCACCCGCGGGCAGGGGCTCCACAGCGGTGACGTCCAGCCCGGCACCCGCTATGCCGCCCGCGCGCAACGCCCGGACAAGGGCCTGTTGGTCGACGACCCCACCCCGCGAAGTGTTCACG contains:
- the ilvD gene encoding dihydroxy-acid dehydratase, producing MTELSAPPTPARLAEPLPSHTLLSGPDRAAARAMLYATGLSEEDLSRPLIGVANTWIEIGPCNYHLRRLSAKVKEGIRAAGGTPLEFNTIAISDGISMGTEGMKASLISREVIADSIELVVRGHLLDGVVALSACDKTNPGTVMALARLNLPSLALYGGSILPGTFEGHDVTIQDVFEAVGAYAAGRMTAEQLRTLEMNACPGAGACGGQFTANTMATIMELLGISLMDSGSVPAMDPRKDEVAFETGRQVMELLRRDIRPRDVITRASIENAIASIAVTGGSTNGVLHLLAIAREAGIDLDIDDFDRISSKTPLLADLKPGGRFVARDLYEAGGIRLVARRLLEAGILHPDCITVSGRTIGEEASEARETPGQVVVRPLSDPLKPTGGLVILKGNLAPEGCVVKVAGEERTYHRGPARVFDSEHEAMEAVQALAIKAGDVVVIRYEGPKGGPGMQEMLGVTGALVGQGLGDQVALLTDGRFSGATHGLMAGHVAPEAAVGGPIAALRDGDTIVFDIERRRLDVELDDGELRSRLASWQPPPPRYRTGVFAKYARLVSSASEGAVTG
- a CDS encoding alpha/beta hydrolase, whose protein sequence is MPWIEVGSTDIYYVEDGDPSAQPLVFLHGNSSCGEAWWQQFAHFRDRFHVIAYDSVNHGHSSNSPRDEVEPDRADELQAFLEAMGIRRPVLAGNSMGGNTIVRWAAKHPDEAAALVPSGSGIAPEPPADGAGLREARPLDPETLFLPIGDSLTDGFKQAQPRMYERYLRIRSTATRLEAMRHPRRRATPMPREELIAAMRQVKSPMLCVVGGLDRAVPSSKYLSTLVPGAEYVEIEGAPHNVYYEAARQYNAVLDDFFARRLGIAPKAAAAAR
- a CDS encoding adenylate/guanylate cyclase domain-containing protein; protein product: MPDPGKIAMLAGLEEGRVRRWLDAGLFERVTPRTEDWVARAHVLSQLERAGVPLAILQAADHEDVLARAYIFEFLQVAREGQHSFRELSEASALDEQLLLRICDALGIDDPSVFSDAEAALLQALGEAIGEGLPVGMALELCEVWGNQMRFIAHAEVMSYDVNLARPRIGGTGSPLKAAAQLAPLTRAMLRASDLFPQPLHRRHLLQAIELVTDTDLAATASLAEGLAPGEVMTAIGFVDLTGYTAITQDEGDRQALAYARRLEALVREASHAHDMRIVKRLGDGFMLASPSCTELLSGLLYVVRAAEERDDMPAARAGVAYGRAVSRGGDYFGHTVNLAARVLDQAEPSEVLVSEDCVQEAGAGPFGFHEPRDAKLKGIREPVRIWRAESLSSGPPTAARQD
- a CDS encoding DUF1932 domain-containing protein, with the protein product MTTIAILSPGDMGAAIGAVLRRSGFDVITCLDGRSNLTRLRALESGIREVGFMDDLVMEADLVLSVLPPGEALSLAERVARSLKRTRARVTYADLNAVSPGTAKRIEAVIREAGSAFIDGGIIGGPPSGPGSGTRFFCSGPDASALEGLRDHGLDVRVVGPEVGQASGLKMVYAASTKGTTALWTGLLAAARALGLQDALMRELEGSRISAEVMRGIPSMPRRSRRWIAEMEEIAATFAEAGLTPRLFEGAADIYRLVGSTQLGALTSRDDNPDLDTILEAMLQTLRV
- a CDS encoding 2-phosphosulfolactate phosphatase, translating into MKDVSGDWPAQHGFDVRFDWGPQGVERLAPHVRAVVIVDVLRFTTAVETACAGGVAVFPYRWKDASAAEFAASIYAILGGASGGPSLSPQSLRGLAAGASVVLPSPNGAACSLLAAEAGATVAAGCLRNASAVATWLTESTGRPLGILACGELWRDGSIRPALEDLLGAGAIISRLGGLALSPEAEAAAAAFEGARDRLVQALRDCASGRELVELQHADDIPWCAALDVSNVVPVLRDGAYRCA
- a CDS encoding PHP domain-containing protein; amino-acid sequence: MPGTIIDMHMHTVLGAYDSSLKPEDLAEEARRVGLTGINITEHDRLWDQFTLERFKEAQAPLFVNNGMEVSTDMGHILAIGLKGYAPGIRKLTELRKVADDVGGFLIVAHPFRHWFDPVHFMRQGKKPVPMIAEELANLPVFELVHGIEVLNGCNTPRENVIALKVSKVLGKPGTGGSDCHSTSGIGYFCTVFEKELTSTEEMLEELHAGRIYAAHDLAKGNLTQFTEDSLEA